Part of the Acidimicrobiia bacterium genome is shown below.
ACTTCTGGCTCGACACCGACCCGTGGTTCATCGTGATCGGCATCATCGCCGGGTCGGTCAGCGGTTTCTATCGCATGTGGACACTGGCGACCAAGGACGACGATGTTCGAGAGAAGTGACGCCGAGACCTACGTAGCCGAGCAACGGCCGGTCGAACTCGACCTGGCCAAGAGCACGGTGCGTCGCACAATCGTCGTCGGTCCCATCTTGGTAGCCGTCTTCTGGCTGGTCAGGGGATGGGACGGCGCCTGGTCTGCCGCCCTGGGGGTCGCCATCGTGGTGGGCTACTACCTCATCACCGGAGTGTTCCTGTCCATGGCGGCGCGGATCTCGTTCGCCGCCTACTATGCGGCCGCGCTCCTTGGTTTCATCGCTCGATTGGGCCTGATCGCGGCGACGATGTATCTTCTCGCCAACATCTTGCCCGTCGACCGTATGACATTGGGAGTTACGGTCGTTGTGGCCTATCTTGCACTATTGGTTTTAGAAGTGAGAGCACTCGCGGGGAAGCGACGAGGAGACCATGGTTGACCAACTGATCCTGGCTAGTGAATGCGATGTCGCCAACGAGGTGATCTGCGCCCCTGCCGACGTCAAAGAGCTCTTCGAGCTCCCCACCATCTTCCACATCGGCGAGCTCGCCATCACCCGAACCATTCTCCTGATCTTCCTGGCCGCCTTCATTGTGCTGGCCATTCTCTACTTCGGGCTCCGCAAAGGAAGCGTGGTCCCTTCCAAGTTTCAGGCCGTCGTCGAGAGCCTCGTCCAGTTCGTGCGGAAGGATGTGGCGGAAGACATCATCGGACCGGATGGCGTCAAGTACGCCCCCTACCTGACCGCCATGTTCCTGTTCCTGCTGGTCGGCAACCTCTTTGAGGTCACCCCGCTGGTCAACTTCCCGATCACCTCCCGGATGGCGATCCCCGCCTTTTTGGCCATCGTCACTTATGTGATCTTCGTGTTCGTCGGTTTCAAGAAGAACGGCTTCCGCTACCTCACCGACATCATTTGGCCCAAGTCGGTTCCCATCGGGTTGCGCTGGCTGGTCGGCGTCATCGAGTTGTTTTCGACCTTCATTTTGCGGCCGCTCACCCTGGCGGTGCGGCTCTTCGCCAACCTGGTGGCCGGCCACCTCATGTTGACCCTGCTGCTCGGTTCCGGCGCCATCTTCATCTGGAACTTCGCCGATGCCGGCGCCAAGAGCCTGGTGGGCGTCGCCTGGTTCGCTTTCGGCCTCGGTATCTACCTGTTCGAGATCGTCGTGGCGGTTCTGCAGGCCTACATCTTCACGCTGTTATCCGCCGTCTACATTCAGTCTTCAGTTCACCCAGAGCACTAAGGAGGAGAAGGGAAATGGAAGGATCAATAGAGGTCCTCAAAGGAGGACTTGCCCTGATGGGGTACGGTCTCGCCGCCATCGGACCTGGCATCGGCATCGGCATCGTGGTTGGCAATGCCATCACCGCCATGGCGCG
Proteins encoded:
- a CDS encoding AtpZ/AtpI family protein gives rise to the protein MKRDNPHQVVTGAINDGWVEGGSFLGSILAGWLLGWLLDFWLDTDPWFIVIGIIAGSVSGFYRMWTLATKDDDVREK
- the atpB gene encoding F0F1 ATP synthase subunit A, whose product is MVDQLILASECDVANEVICAPADVKELFELPTIFHIGELAITRTILLIFLAAFIVLAILYFGLRKGSVVPSKFQAVVESLVQFVRKDVAEDIIGPDGVKYAPYLTAMFLFLLVGNLFEVTPLVNFPITSRMAIPAFLAIVTYVIFVFVGFKKNGFRYLTDIIWPKSVPIGLRWLVGVIELFSTFILRPLTLAVRLFANLVAGHLMLTLLLGSGAIFIWNFADAGAKSLVGVAWFAFGLGIYLFEIVVAVLQAYIFTLLSAVYIQSSVHPEH
- the atpE gene encoding ATP synthase F0 subunit C; the protein is MEGSIEVLKGGLALMGYGLAAIGPGIGIGIVVGNAITAMARQPEMAGTVRTTMFLGIAFTEALALIGFVLFFIA